From Demequina capsici, one genomic window encodes:
- a CDS encoding glycosyl hydrolase family 18 protein, whose product MRRARSMVGAIALAVGMLIPTAAASTAQAHPQETAPVTVPMSTASCTAQEWDAASVYTGGAVVAHDGHTWTAGWWTQGEEPGTTGDWGVWREQGTCTGTGDPTDGATTPSDSGTCAAAWDAASVYTGGTQVSYGDHNWQARWWTQGETPSSGGSGVWADEGTCSAAATNPTEPTTEPTDPATDPTTPAAPGDGSARVVGYFTEWGIYGRDYQVKDVETSGSADELTHIVYAFGNVQNGECTIGDSYADYEKAYTADQSVDGVADTWDQDLRGNFNQLRKLKAMHPDLKVIWSFGGWTWSGGFTQAAADPAAFAESCYDLVEDPRWADVFDGIDIDWEYPNSCGNQCDASGYEAYPNLMKALRDRFGSDLVTSAITADGTDGGKIAAADYAGAASSVDFFMPMTYDYNGAFNPTGPTGPHSPLTSYTGQTVAGFDSATAIAKLKSLGIPSDKLLLGIGFYGRGWTGVTQEAAGGTATGPAPGTYEAGIEDYKVLKTSCPATGTVGGTAYAFCNGQWWSYDTPATISGKMSYVNQEDLGGAFFWELSGDTSDGELIHAIGSGLG is encoded by the coding sequence GTGAGAAGAGCACGTTCAATGGTCGGCGCGATCGCGCTCGCGGTCGGGATGCTCATCCCGACTGCGGCGGCGTCCACCGCGCAGGCACACCCGCAGGAGACGGCGCCGGTGACGGTGCCGATGTCCACAGCCTCCTGCACCGCCCAGGAATGGGACGCGGCATCGGTCTACACGGGCGGCGCGGTCGTCGCCCACGACGGGCACACCTGGACCGCCGGATGGTGGACCCAGGGCGAGGAGCCCGGCACCACCGGCGACTGGGGCGTCTGGCGCGAACAGGGCACCTGCACGGGCACGGGCGATCCGACAGACGGCGCCACCACGCCGTCCGACTCGGGCACGTGCGCCGCCGCGTGGGACGCGGCGTCCGTCTACACCGGCGGCACCCAGGTCTCGTACGGTGACCACAACTGGCAGGCGAGATGGTGGACCCAAGGGGAGACGCCGAGCTCCGGCGGCTCGGGAGTCTGGGCCGACGAAGGCACCTGCAGCGCCGCCGCCACGAACCCGACGGAGCCGACTACGGAACCGACGGACCCCGCGACCGACCCGACCACTCCCGCCGCACCAGGCGACGGGTCAGCACGCGTCGTCGGCTACTTCACCGAGTGGGGCATCTACGGACGCGACTACCAGGTCAAGGACGTCGAGACCTCGGGCTCGGCCGACGAGCTCACCCACATCGTGTACGCGTTCGGCAACGTCCAGAACGGCGAGTGCACCATCGGCGACTCGTACGCCGACTACGAGAAGGCGTACACCGCAGACCAGAGCGTCGACGGCGTCGCCGACACATGGGACCAGGACCTGCGCGGCAACTTCAACCAGCTGCGCAAGCTCAAGGCGATGCATCCCGATCTGAAGGTCATCTGGTCCTTCGGCGGCTGGACGTGGTCGGGCGGGTTCACGCAGGCTGCGGCCGATCCCGCGGCCTTCGCGGAGTCCTGCTACGACCTCGTGGAGGACCCCCGCTGGGCCGACGTGTTCGACGGCATCGACATCGACTGGGAGTACCCGAACAGCTGCGGCAACCAGTGCGACGCGAGCGGCTACGAGGCGTACCCGAACCTGATGAAGGCGCTGCGGGACCGGTTCGGCTCCGACCTCGTCACCTCCGCGATCACGGCCGACGGCACCGACGGCGGCAAGATCGCCGCCGCCGACTACGCCGGCGCCGCGTCGTCCGTCGACTTCTTCATGCCGATGACATACGACTACAACGGCGCGTTCAACCCGACCGGGCCCACGGGACCGCACTCGCCGTTGACCTCGTACACCGGCCAGACCGTCGCCGGGTTCGACTCCGCGACGGCGATCGCCAAGCTGAAGTCGCTCGGGATCCCGTCGGACAAGCTGCTGCTCGGCATCGGTTTCTACGGGCGCGGCTGGACCGGCGTGACCCAGGAGGCCGCGGGCGGCACCGCGACGGGCCCGGCGCCCGGCACCTACGAGGCAGGCATCGAGGACTACAAGGTCCTGAAGACGAGCTGCCCGGCCACAGGGACCGTGGGCGGCACCGCGTACGCCTTCTGCAACGGCCAGTGGTGGAGCTACGACACCCCGGCCACCATCTCGGGGAAGATGAGCTACGTGAACCAGGAGGACCTGGGCGGAGCGTTCTTCTGGGAGCTCTCGGGAGACACCTCGGACGGTGAGCTGATCCACGCGATCGGCAGCGGCCTGGGCTGA
- a CDS encoding beta-1,3-glucanase family protein, which produces MSRLTALTGLRTAAVAALAAALCAALVPAQAATTSLPMTVANDSGRSEQTYIYVTARNQSTGEQGYVGSDGQWHAFELPSSVPAGQPNPAAPDFAIAGPTDGSSTTLDLPSSLAGGRIYISFGEKLSFYLSPGGLVEPAAWNESDPNHDILFDWAEFTRNGTGIFINTTMVDMSSVPLSLSVTDSSGDTTTEGTLVSGGREQIFAEIEALGGDWANLIQTRESDGLPLRVLAPIHGMETESAFSSTFFDSYIDDVYDYYASHTLTVAMDMGTYTGTVNGDSFTFTDSSGVTIGSLTRPTTAEVFGCSGALQPGGQPNQTAILAVGARVCAAFHRGTLSTPSRVASDTQPTYDASSFYQTASSDLYSKVMHDASADGRAYGFAFDDVAELSPSIDVSDPVSATLTLSPFTGSGDGDDGGSTGGGDGSDGSSPGAVVNAVNDKCLDVAAASSANGTAVQLYDCNGTVAQQWTFEDGQLKAMGKCLDAAEWGTSDGTPLQIWDCNPGQSNQTWVRFNGGYLNPASGRCVDDPGSSTENGARIQLWACNGTDAQKWTTPGGTL; this is translated from the coding sequence GTGAGCCGCCTCACCGCCCTGACGGGCCTCCGGACCGCGGCAGTGGCCGCCCTCGCGGCGGCGCTGTGCGCAGCGCTCGTGCCGGCTCAAGCCGCCACGACCTCCCTGCCGATGACCGTCGCCAACGATTCGGGGCGCTCCGAGCAGACGTACATCTACGTGACCGCACGGAACCAGTCGACGGGCGAGCAGGGCTATGTCGGATCCGACGGGCAATGGCATGCGTTCGAGCTGCCGTCGTCGGTCCCGGCGGGCCAGCCCAACCCGGCGGCGCCCGACTTCGCGATCGCGGGGCCGACCGACGGCTCGAGCACGACGCTCGACCTGCCCAGCAGCCTCGCGGGCGGCAGGATCTACATCTCCTTCGGCGAGAAGCTGAGCTTCTACCTCTCGCCCGGGGGTCTGGTGGAGCCTGCGGCGTGGAACGAGAGCGACCCGAACCACGACATCCTGTTCGACTGGGCCGAGTTCACGCGCAACGGCACGGGGATCTTCATCAACACGACGATGGTCGACATGTCGAGCGTGCCGCTCTCCCTGTCGGTGACGGACTCGAGCGGTGACACGACGACGGAGGGCACGCTCGTCTCGGGTGGCCGTGAGCAGATCTTCGCGGAGATCGAGGCCCTCGGCGGCGACTGGGCGAACCTCATCCAGACACGGGAGTCCGACGGCCTGCCGCTGCGCGTGCTCGCGCCGATCCACGGCATGGAGACCGAGTCGGCCTTCAGCTCGACGTTCTTCGACTCGTACATCGACGACGTCTACGACTACTACGCGAGCCACACGCTCACCGTCGCGATGGACATGGGCACGTACACCGGCACCGTGAACGGCGACTCCTTCACCTTCACGGACTCGAGCGGCGTGACGATCGGCTCGCTCACGCGACCCACGACGGCCGAGGTGTTCGGTTGCAGCGGTGCGCTCCAGCCGGGTGGTCAGCCGAACCAGACCGCGATCCTGGCGGTCGGTGCGCGGGTGTGCGCCGCCTTCCATCGAGGGACCCTGTCGACGCCCAGCCGGGTCGCCTCGGACACGCAGCCGACCTACGACGCGTCGTCGTTCTACCAGACGGCCTCGTCGGATCTGTACTCCAAGGTCATGCACGACGCGTCCGCCGACGGCCGTGCGTACGGCTTCGCCTTCGACGATGTCGCCGAGCTCAGCCCGAGCATCGACGTGTCCGACCCCGTGTCGGCCACTCTGACCCTCAGCCCGTTCACCGGTTCCGGCGACGGGGACGACGGCGGCTCGACCGGTGGTGGCGACGGCTCGGATGGTTCGTCGCCGGGTGCGGTGGTGAACGCGGTCAACGACAAGTGCCTGGACGTGGCGGCGGCCAGCAGTGCCAACGGCACGGCGGTGCAGCTGTACGACTGCAACGGGACGGTCGCGCAGCAGTGGACGTTCGAGGATGGCCAGCTCAAGGCGATGGGCAAGTGCCTGGATGCTGCCGAGTGGGGCACGAGCGACGGCACGCCGTTGCAGATCTGGGACTGCAACCCGGGTCAGTCGAACCAGACGTGGGTGCGGTTCAACGGCGGGTATCTGAACCCGGCGTCGGGGCGGTGCGTGGATGATCCGGGCTCGTCGACCGAGAACGGTGCACGCATCCAGCTGTGGGCGTGCAACGGCACGGACGCGCAGAAGTGGACCACCCCCGGGGGAACCCTCTGA
- a CDS encoding ricin-type beta-trefoil lectin domain protein, giving the protein MRPHHTPPRSTRPRTAMALLAATGLAAAMLTAGAAAQAATARTGTAPAASVPAPPSGFTTVWSDDFSGAAGTGLDTSRWLYDIGHGYDGGAWNWGTGEIEYMTSSTANVSQDGSGHLAITPIRDSAGNWTSGRVETQDTSFEAPAGGILRVEASIKQPDVTTANGAGYWPAFWMLGEQARGTGAAGWPSLGEIDILENINGRSSYFGALHCGTASGGPCNETTGISSGERTASGVGTGFHTYAVELDRSASPEQIRYYMDGANYFTISADQVDATTWSNAVHHGFFIILNVAVGGGFPDAFGGGPYDSTVSGKPMLVDYVTVATKRAGGTSASGHGTVVNAVNDKCLDVAAASSANGTAVQLYDCNGTNAQQWTFADGELKALGKCLDASEWGTGNGTPLQIWDCNPGQVNQVWERYNGGYRNPVSGRCIDDPGSSTANGARIQLWDCNGTNAQKWTTPGGAL; this is encoded by the coding sequence ATGCGTCCGCACCACACTCCACCACGATCGACACGCCCGCGCACAGCGATGGCGCTGCTCGCCGCAACAGGCCTCGCCGCCGCGATGCTCACCGCAGGCGCCGCAGCCCAGGCGGCGACCGCGCGCACCGGAACGGCACCGGCCGCCTCGGTGCCGGCGCCTCCGAGCGGCTTCACGACGGTGTGGAGCGACGACTTCAGCGGCGCAGCGGGCACGGGCCTCGACACGTCCAGGTGGCTCTACGACATCGGGCACGGGTACGACGGCGGTGCGTGGAACTGGGGCACGGGTGAGATCGAGTACATGACGAGCAGCACTGCGAACGTCTCCCAGGACGGCAGCGGGCACCTGGCGATCACGCCGATCCGCGATTCAGCCGGGAACTGGACCTCAGGTCGCGTGGAGACGCAGGACACCTCCTTCGAGGCGCCCGCCGGCGGGATCCTCCGTGTCGAGGCGTCCATCAAGCAGCCCGACGTCACGACCGCGAACGGCGCCGGCTACTGGCCGGCCTTCTGGATGCTCGGCGAGCAGGCGCGCGGCACCGGCGCCGCCGGATGGCCGTCGTTGGGCGAGATCGACATCCTGGAGAACATCAACGGTCGCAGCAGCTACTTCGGCGCCCTGCACTGCGGGACCGCCTCCGGTGGCCCGTGCAACGAGACCACCGGCATCTCCTCCGGGGAGCGGACCGCCTCCGGCGTCGGCACCGGCTTCCACACCTACGCGGTCGAGCTGGACCGCAGTGCCAGCCCGGAGCAGATCCGCTACTACATGGACGGCGCCAACTACTTCACCATCAGCGCCGACCAGGTCGACGCGACCACGTGGAGCAACGCCGTCCATCACGGCTTCTTCATCATCCTGAACGTGGCAGTCGGCGGCGGCTTCCCCGACGCGTTCGGGGGCGGCCCCTACGACTCCACGGTGTCCGGCAAGCCGATGCTCGTCGACTACGTCACGGTCGCGACCAAGCGCGCCGGCGGGACCTCTGCCTCCGGCCACGGGACGGTGGTCAATGCCGTGAACGACAAGTGCCTGGACGTGGCAGCCGCCAGCAGCGCGAACGGCACCGCGGTGCAGCTCTACGACTGCAACGGCACGAACGCGCAGCAGTGGACCTTCGCTGACGGCGAGCTCAAGGCGTTGGGCAAGTGCCTGGACGCCTCGGAGTGGGGCACGGGCAACGGCACCCCGTTGCAGATCTGGGACTGCAATCCCGGGCAGGTGAACCAGGTGTGGGAGCGCTACAACGGCGGCTATCGCAACCCCGTGTCGGGCCGATGCATCGACGATCCAGGTTCGTCCACGGCCAACGGGGCCCGCATCCAGCTGTGGGACTGCAACGGCACGAACGCGCAGAAGTGGACGACCCCCGGAGGCGCCCTGTGA
- a CDS encoding nitrite/sulfite reductase yields MNPDTDTTTQTAPAPSAAGDADARQRQRDEARLIRTREAAARKNTASRDGQWAAGDRTPLNPNEEMKASGDPLQVRHRIETLYAKWGFWSIPPGDLRGRFRWWGLYTQRRPGIDGGKTAILEPHQLDDEFFMLRIRSDGGQLSVAQARTIGEISRDLARDTADVSDRQNIQLHWVRIEDVPDIFRRVEEVGLLCAEACGDVPRVILGSPVAGIAKDELIDPTPQIREIIDRYIGSPEFSNLPRKFKTAFTGQPVPDILHEVQDIAFCAVEHPELGIGYDLWVGGGLSVNPFLGKRLGVFVRPEIAHEVWKGVAGIFRDHGYRRLRTRARLKFLVKEWGPEKFLQVLQDDYLGYELPKGPAPRVGTAGDRGDHVGIHQQKDGRWYVGVAPVAGRISGEKLLEIARLAESVGSDRIRLTPLQKIVVLDIPEDRVSDVVNGLRALELESQPGEFHRNVIACTGIEYCKLAIVETKATAREVVKVLDERFPDLDSPISVHVNGCPNSCARVQIADIGFKGQLVLDDETGEQVPGFQVHLGGRLGRGDDNDFGRKIRGHKVTADGMPAYVDRVTRNYLETRQQDEPFADWAFRVDEELIR; encoded by the coding sequence GTGAACCCGGATACCGATACCACCACGCAGACCGCACCCGCCCCGAGCGCGGCCGGCGACGCGGACGCGCGCCAACGACAGCGCGACGAGGCACGCCTCATCCGCACCCGCGAGGCGGCCGCGCGCAAGAACACCGCCTCGCGCGACGGCCAGTGGGCAGCCGGCGACCGCACCCCCCTCAACCCCAACGAGGAGATGAAGGCCAGCGGCGACCCGCTCCAGGTGCGCCACCGCATCGAGACGCTGTACGCCAAGTGGGGCTTCTGGTCCATCCCGCCGGGCGACCTGCGCGGTCGCTTCCGCTGGTGGGGCCTGTACACGCAGCGCCGCCCCGGGATCGACGGAGGCAAGACCGCGATCCTCGAGCCGCACCAGCTCGACGACGAGTTCTTCATGCTCCGCATCCGCTCGGACGGCGGCCAGCTGAGCGTCGCGCAGGCGCGCACCATCGGCGAGATCTCGCGTGACCTGGCGCGAGACACGGCCGACGTCAGCGACCGGCAGAACATCCAGCTCCACTGGGTGCGCATCGAGGACGTCCCCGACATCTTCCGTCGCGTCGAGGAGGTGGGCCTGCTGTGCGCCGAGGCCTGCGGCGACGTCCCGCGCGTCATCCTCGGCTCGCCCGTCGCAGGGATCGCCAAGGACGAGCTCATCGACCCGACCCCGCAGATCCGGGAGATCATCGACCGCTACATCGGCAGCCCCGAGTTCTCCAACCTGCCCCGCAAGTTCAAGACCGCCTTCACCGGCCAGCCCGTGCCGGACATCCTGCACGAGGTGCAGGACATCGCGTTCTGCGCGGTCGAGCACCCCGAGCTGGGCATCGGCTACGACCTGTGGGTGGGCGGCGGCCTGTCCGTCAACCCGTTCCTCGGCAAGCGGCTTGGCGTCTTCGTGCGCCCCGAGATCGCCCACGAGGTGTGGAAGGGCGTCGCCGGCATCTTCCGCGACCACGGCTACCGCCGTCTGCGCACCCGCGCACGCCTCAAGTTCCTGGTCAAGGAGTGGGGACCGGAGAAGTTCCTGCAGGTGCTGCAGGACGACTACCTGGGCTACGAGCTGCCCAAGGGCCCGGCGCCGCGCGTCGGCACCGCGGGCGACCGTGGCGACCACGTGGGCATCCACCAGCAGAAGGACGGCCGCTGGTACGTGGGCGTCGCGCCCGTCGCGGGGCGCATCTCGGGCGAGAAGCTGCTGGAGATCGCACGGCTCGCCGAGTCTGTGGGCTCCGATCGGATCCGCCTCACCCCGCTGCAGAAGATCGTCGTCCTCGACATCCCCGAGGATCGCGTGAGCGACGTGGTCAACGGACTGCGCGCCCTCGAGCTCGAGTCCCAGCCCGGCGAGTTCCACCGCAACGTGATCGCCTGCACCGGCATCGAGTACTGCAAGCTCGCGATCGTGGAGACGAAGGCGACGGCGCGCGAGGTCGTCAAGGTGCTGGACGAGCGCTTCCCCGACCTGGACTCCCCCATCTCCGTGCACGTCAACGGCTGCCCGAACTCGTGCGCCCGCGTGCAGATCGCCGACATCGGGTTCAAGGGCCAGCTGGTCCTGGACGACGAGACCGGCGAGCAGGTGCCCGGCTTCCAGGTGCACCTCGGCGGACGCCTGGGACGCGGCGACGACAACGACTTCGGCCGCAAGATCCGCGGCCACAAGGTCACGGCCGACGGCATGCCCGCCTACGTGGACCGCGTCACCCGCAACTACCTGGAGACCCGCCAGCAGGACGAGCCCTTCGCGGACTGGGCCTTCAGGGTGGACGAGGAGCTGATCCGATGA
- a CDS encoding phosphoadenylyl-sulfate reductase, whose amino-acid sequence MSAVPQGGGVLGGAAALTLLNPTEWNEQTCAEVNARLEHASAAHIADWAVATFGTDLAVASSMQDTVLPHLFGTRQAGVDVVFLDTGYHFQETLDTRDEAARRLPITVVNATPRQSVSEQDAEHGARLHDRDPNLCCALRKVEPLRQALQGYRAWVTGARRVDAVTRAELPVVSWDAKHGLVKINPVALWDDDAVERYQVEHDLPRNPLVAQGYPSIGCGPCTRRVAPGEDPRSGRWAGQDKTECGIHV is encoded by the coding sequence ATGAGCGCCGTGCCGCAGGGAGGCGGCGTCCTCGGCGGAGCCGCGGCCCTCACGCTGCTCAACCCCACCGAGTGGAACGAGCAGACCTGCGCCGAGGTCAACGCACGCCTGGAGCACGCCTCCGCCGCCCATATCGCCGACTGGGCCGTGGCCACGTTCGGCACGGACCTGGCAGTCGCGTCGTCCATGCAGGACACCGTCCTGCCGCACCTGTTCGGCACCCGGCAAGCGGGGGTGGACGTCGTGTTCCTGGACACCGGCTACCACTTCCAGGAGACGCTCGACACGCGCGACGAGGCCGCACGGCGCCTGCCGATCACGGTCGTCAACGCCACCCCGCGGCAGTCGGTCAGCGAGCAGGACGCCGAGCACGGCGCCAGGCTGCACGATCGCGACCCGAACCTGTGCTGCGCGCTGCGCAAGGTCGAGCCGCTGCGCCAGGCGTTGCAGGGCTACCGTGCCTGGGTCACGGGCGCCCGCCGGGTCGATGCCGTCACGCGCGCCGAGCTGCCCGTGGTCAGCTGGGACGCGAAGCACGGCCTGGTCAAGATCAACCCCGTCGCACTGTGGGACGACGACGCCGTCGAGCGTTACCAGGTGGAGCACGACCTTCCCAGGAATCCCCTCGTAGCACAGGGATACCCGAGCATCGGCTGCGGCCCGTGCACCCGGCGGGTGGCACCTGGCGAGGACCCGCGCTCCGGACGATGGGCAGGCCAGGACAAGACGGAGTGCGGCATCCACGTCTGA
- a CDS encoding glycosyltransferase family 2 protein — protein MTTLLPSATAHDTAASPVQAAERSPVMTLLVLIATLGVLAYSTFLLNPAHRGDLLPYSFVIVAESILAFHAVVSMWTILAGSPDPRTFAVHQARDRLYAHTTGADPTTWPLMLRGRTVTVEVFITAYGEPVETITRTAAAAMRMRGRHRTWVLDDGDSDELRDAVAATGARYVRRMGSGGAKAGNINHALTLAKGEFFVVLDADFVPREELLEQTMPFFVDDQLAFVQTPQSYGNAAQSTIARGAAYLQTMFYKFVQPGRNRFNAAFCVGTNVVFRRAAVDDVGGICTDSKSEDVWTSLLMHERGWNSIFLPEVLAVGDAPESVEAYSKQQLRWATGGFEILLTHPLWSRRSNLTIDQRLQYFVTATFYLTGIAPLLLLLVPPMEIYLDLHPMSVSISAAQWVVFYGGFYVMQIVLMWFTLGTFRWETLTLATVSFPIYTKALLNVIRGKDVGWSVTGAVKTRSPYNFIVPQMAFLLFLALTSVVAIWRDWMHGVPSLATGWNLVNTVVLAAFALTARKEAKALRAARRAERRAARRPARRSDAAVEPSVVAVARRIDTAPAADRPGIAATAAQSPTGLVVTAPVVRRPASPPPERSVVTSPLPIRQSAPPAARAAYESRRGADVFRQAVSSSEVTR, from the coding sequence ATGACCACGCTGCTTCCGAGCGCCACCGCCCACGACACCGCCGCTTCCCCCGTGCAGGCCGCGGAGCGTTCCCCCGTGATGACCCTGCTGGTGCTCATCGCCACCCTCGGTGTCCTCGCCTACTCGACCTTCCTGCTCAACCCCGCGCACCGCGGGGACCTGCTGCCCTACTCGTTCGTGATCGTCGCGGAGTCGATCCTCGCGTTCCACGCCGTCGTCTCCATGTGGACGATCCTCGCGGGCAGCCCCGACCCGCGGACCTTCGCCGTGCATCAGGCGCGGGACCGCCTCTACGCCCACACGACAGGCGCAGACCCCACCACGTGGCCGCTCATGCTGCGCGGCCGGACCGTCACCGTCGAGGTCTTCATCACCGCCTACGGCGAGCCCGTGGAGACCATCACCCGCACCGCCGCAGCCGCGATGCGCATGCGAGGTCGGCACCGCACGTGGGTGCTCGACGACGGCGACAGCGACGAGCTCCGTGACGCCGTCGCCGCGACCGGTGCACGCTACGTGCGCAGGATGGGCTCGGGGGGTGCGAAGGCCGGCAACATCAACCACGCGCTCACGCTCGCCAAGGGCGAGTTCTTCGTGGTGCTCGACGCCGACTTCGTGCCGCGCGAGGAGCTGCTCGAGCAGACGATGCCGTTCTTCGTGGACGACCAGCTCGCCTTCGTGCAGACTCCGCAGAGCTACGGCAACGCCGCGCAGAGCACCATCGCCCGCGGTGCCGCGTACCTGCAGACCATGTTCTACAAGTTCGTGCAGCCGGGCAGGAACCGCTTCAACGCCGCCTTCTGCGTGGGCACGAACGTCGTGTTCCGCCGCGCCGCCGTGGACGACGTGGGCGGCATCTGCACGGACTCGAAATCCGAGGACGTGTGGACGTCGCTGCTCATGCACGAACGCGGCTGGAACTCGATCTTCCTGCCCGAGGTGCTGGCGGTGGGCGATGCCCCCGAGTCCGTCGAGGCGTACTCGAAGCAGCAGCTGAGGTGGGCCACCGGCGGATTCGAGATCCTGCTGACCCACCCGCTGTGGTCGCGGCGCAGCAATCTGACCATCGACCAGCGGCTCCAGTACTTCGTGACCGCCACGTTCTACCTCACGGGAATCGCGCCCCTGCTCCTGCTGCTGGTGCCGCCCATGGAGATCTACCTGGACCTGCACCCCATGTCCGTGTCGATCTCCGCCGCGCAATGGGTGGTCTTCTATGGCGGCTTCTACGTGATGCAGATCGTGCTGATGTGGTTCACGCTGGGCACCTTCCGCTGGGAGACGCTCACGCTCGCCACCGTGTCCTTCCCCATCTACACGAAGGCGCTGCTCAACGTGATCCGCGGCAAGGACGTCGGCTGGTCCGTGACCGGAGCCGTGAAGACTCGATCCCCGTACAACTTCATCGTGCCGCAGATGGCGTTCCTGCTGTTCCTGGCGCTCACCTCCGTGGTGGCGATCTGGCGCGACTGGATGCACGGCGTCCCGTCGCTCGCGACCGGCTGGAACCTGGTGAACACCGTCGTGCTCGCCGCGTTCGCGCTCACCGCGCGCAAGGAGGCGAAGGCGCTCCGCGCGGCACGCAGGGCAGAGCGCCGCGCCGCACGGCGTCCCGCACGCCGCTCCGACGCTGCGGTCGAGCCGAGCGTCGTGGCGGTCGCACGCAGGATCGACACCGCGCCGGCGGCCGACCGGCCCGGCATCGCCGCGACGGCCGCGCAGTCGCCGACAGGCCTCGTCGTCACGGCTCCTGTGGTCCGACGGCCGGCCTCGCCTCCGCCTGAGCGCAGCGTCGTGACCTCGCCGCTTCCGATCCGTCAGTCCGCGCCGCCCGCCGCGAGGGCCGCCTACGAGAGCAGGCGGGGCGCGGACGTGTTCCGCCAGGCGGTCAGCTCATCGGAGGTGACGCGATGA
- a CDS encoding HlyD family efflux transporter periplasmic adaptor subunit yields MTWGNRFKLLLSFTMVLGIVAAATLLFNQRELRVDSTTASIEAAAIDVGTDYGGLVTAAAVKEGDHVSVGDPLLTLESQLLARDIAQGIVDASTENASADGTYTILSTVDGTVTDMPVTVGSYAQPGDVVGHVDETGTLYIDAQFMLSPADFGRIEDGAQVDLMLPDRSTMAGTVTSLDVETTDGDALVTVRVDSPQLTAGAEDALVAPGTPIEATLHLRDDGPLAGVTDMLVAFAHRIGL; encoded by the coding sequence ATGACGTGGGGCAACAGGTTCAAGCTCCTCCTCAGCTTCACGATGGTGCTGGGGATCGTCGCCGCCGCGACCCTGCTGTTCAACCAGCGCGAGCTGCGGGTGGACTCGACCACGGCCTCGATCGAGGCGGCTGCGATCGACGTGGGCACCGACTACGGCGGCCTTGTCACCGCAGCGGCGGTCAAGGAAGGCGACCACGTGTCGGTCGGGGATCCCCTGCTCACGCTCGAGTCCCAGCTGCTGGCGCGCGACATCGCCCAGGGGATCGTCGACGCGAGCACGGAGAACGCGAGCGCGGACGGGACCTACACGATCCTGTCCACCGTCGACGGCACGGTCACCGACATGCCGGTCACGGTCGGCTCGTACGCGCAGCCGGGCGACGTCGTGGGGCACGTGGACGAGACGGGCACGCTCTACATCGACGCGCAGTTCATGCTGTCGCCCGCAGACTTCGGACGGATCGAGGACGGCGCGCAGGTGGACCTGATGCTGCCGGACAGGAGCACCATGGCCGGCACCGTCACGTCGCTCGACGTGGAGACCACCGACGGCGACGCGCTCGTGACGGTGCGCGTGGACTCGCCGCAGCTCACGGCCGGCGCCGAGGACGCGCTGGTCGCACCAGGCACGCCCATCGAGGCGACGCTCCACCTGCGCGACGACGGACCACTGGCGGGCGTGACCGACATGCTCGTCGCGTTCGCTCATAGGATCGGCCTGTGA